From Etheostoma cragini isolate CJK2018 chromosome 14, CSU_Ecrag_1.0, whole genome shotgun sequence, the proteins below share one genomic window:
- the zdhhc18b gene encoding palmitoyltransferase ZDHHC18b isoform X3, whose translation MQSCEYQQIDPQALPTPTPNPPPHHGNNGNKREEPKRPRRKWQVFPGKNRFYCDGRIMVARESGVLPLTLGLILITSGLFFIFDCPFLVKHLTSCIPVIGGGLFVFVVITLLQTSLTDPGILPRATPDEAADIEKQIDNTGNASYRPPPRTKEVLINQQVVKLKYCFSCKMFRPPRTSHCSLCDNCVERFDHHCPWVGNCVGKRNYRFFYTFIVSLSFLTAFIFGCVTTHLALRAQGGKGLVFAVQESPGSAVELVICFFSVWSILGLSGFHTYLVASNLTTNEDIKGSWSGKGGEGVTNPYSHKNIFINCCSVLCGPMPPSLIDRRGFLPTDESVQTGGVSIELPTLAAKSEINVEVKCLDFAVSCTG comes from the exons ATGCAAAGCTGTGAGTATCAACAAATCGACCCCCAGGCTCTTCCGACGCCAACCCCGAACCCTCCACCCCATCATGGTAACAACGGTAACAAGAGAGAGGAGCCGAAAAGACCGAGGAGAAAGTGGCAAGTTTTCCCCGGAAAGAATCGTTTCTACTGCGATGGACGGATCATGGTGGCCCGAGAGAGTGGGGTCTTGCCCCTCACTCTGGGCCTTATTCTCATCACAAGTGGATTATTCTTTATATTTGA CTGTCCCTTCCTGGTCAAACACCTGACCAGCTGCATACCTGTTATTGGAGGAGGCCTGTTTGTATTTGTGGTCATCACCTTGCTTCAGACCAGCCTCACTGACCCCGGCATCCTGCCCAGAGCAACACCAGATGAGGCTGCAGATATTGAAAAACAGATTG ACAACACTGGAAATGCCAGCTATCGGCCTCCGCCGCGCACCAAGGAAGTCCTCATCAACCAGCAGGTGGTGAAGCTCAAGTACTGCTTCTCCTGCAAGATGTTCCGGCCGCCGCGCACCTCCCACTGCAGCCTGTGTGACAACTGTGTGG agcGATTCGACCATCACTGCCCCTGGGTGGGGAACTGTGTGGGAAAGCGCAACTACCGATTCTTCTACACCTTCATCGTGTCGCTCTCCTTCCTGACGGCGTTCATCTTCGGCTGTGTGACCACACATCTAGCACTGA GGGCTCAAGGTGGAAAAGGCCTGGTGTTTGCTGTGCAAGAGAGTCCAGGCAG TGCAGTGGAGCTGGTGATATGTTTCTTCTCAGTCTGGTCCATCTTGGGCCTCTCAGGCTTCCATACATACCTGGTTGCTTCCAACCTCACCACTAATGAAGAT ATTAAAGGCTCCTGGTCAGGGAAAGGTGGAGAAGGTGTCACCAACCCATACAGCCATAAAAACATCTTCATCAACTGTTGCTCTGTGCTCTGTGGACCCATGCCACCCAG cttgATCGACAGACGGGGTTTCCTGCCCACAGATGAATCTGTCCAGACAGGAGGCGTGAGCATCGAGCTGCCCACTTTGGCCGCTAAAAGCGAGATAAACGTG GAGGTGAAATGTCTGGACTTTGCAGTGTCCTGCACTGGCTGA
- the zdhhc18b gene encoding palmitoyltransferase ZDHHC18b isoform X2, whose protein sequence is MQSCEYQQIDPQALPTPTPNPPPHHGNNGNKREEPKRPRRKWQVFPGKNRFYCDGRIMVARESGVLPLTLGLILITSGLFFIFDCPFLVKHLTSCIPVIGGGLFVFVVITLLQTSLTDPGILPRATPDEAADIEKQIDNTGNASYRPPPRTKEVLINQQVVKLKYCFSCKMFRPPRTSHCSLCDNCVERFDHHCPWVGNCVGKRNYRFFYTFIVSLSFLTAFIFGCVTTHLALRAQGGKGLVFAVQESPGSAVELVICFFSVWSILGLSGFHTYLVASNLTTNEDIKGSWSGKGGEGVTNPYSHKNIFINCCSVLCGPMPPSLIDRRGFLPTDESVQTGGVSIELPTLAAKSEINVGTKGLLESATLPPLLSTSCPQGKPQTAYTCPDSRPAVNSDPSAQLSTSCVARHTASSRDDTSPPRPTKTRSKKRELVALHIPNPSFDVPVSPTSPDAGPSFIPMH, encoded by the exons ATGCAAAGCTGTGAGTATCAACAAATCGACCCCCAGGCTCTTCCGACGCCAACCCCGAACCCTCCACCCCATCATGGTAACAACGGTAACAAGAGAGAGGAGCCGAAAAGACCGAGGAGAAAGTGGCAAGTTTTCCCCGGAAAGAATCGTTTCTACTGCGATGGACGGATCATGGTGGCCCGAGAGAGTGGGGTCTTGCCCCTCACTCTGGGCCTTATTCTCATCACAAGTGGATTATTCTTTATATTTGA CTGTCCCTTCCTGGTCAAACACCTGACCAGCTGCATACCTGTTATTGGAGGAGGCCTGTTTGTATTTGTGGTCATCACCTTGCTTCAGACCAGCCTCACTGACCCCGGCATCCTGCCCAGAGCAACACCAGATGAGGCTGCAGATATTGAAAAACAGATTG ACAACACTGGAAATGCCAGCTATCGGCCTCCGCCGCGCACCAAGGAAGTCCTCATCAACCAGCAGGTGGTGAAGCTCAAGTACTGCTTCTCCTGCAAGATGTTCCGGCCGCCGCGCACCTCCCACTGCAGCCTGTGTGACAACTGTGTGG agcGATTCGACCATCACTGCCCCTGGGTGGGGAACTGTGTGGGAAAGCGCAACTACCGATTCTTCTACACCTTCATCGTGTCGCTCTCCTTCCTGACGGCGTTCATCTTCGGCTGTGTGACCACACATCTAGCACTGA GGGCTCAAGGTGGAAAAGGCCTGGTGTTTGCTGTGCAAGAGAGTCCAGGCAG TGCAGTGGAGCTGGTGATATGTTTCTTCTCAGTCTGGTCCATCTTGGGCCTCTCAGGCTTCCATACATACCTGGTTGCTTCCAACCTCACCACTAATGAAGAT ATTAAAGGCTCCTGGTCAGGGAAAGGTGGAGAAGGTGTCACCAACCCATACAGCCATAAAAACATCTTCATCAACTGTTGCTCTGTGCTCTGTGGACCCATGCCACCCAG cttgATCGACAGACGGGGTTTCCTGCCCACAGATGAATCTGTCCAGACAGGAGGCGTGAGCATCGAGCTGCCCACTTTGGCCGCTAAAAGCGAGATAAACGTG GGAACTAAAGGTCTCCTGGAGTCGGCCACTCTCCCTCCGCTCCTGTCCACCTCGTGTCCTCAGGGGAAACCTCAGACAGCTTATACCTGCCCAGACAGCAGGCCCGCGGTGAACTCTGACCCCTCCGCGCAGCTCTCCACGAGCTGCGTGGCGCGCCACACCGCCAGTTCCAGGGACGATACCTCTCCACCACGTCCCACCAAGACTCGGTCAAAGAAAAGAGAGCTAGTTGCTCTGCATATTCCCAACCCTTCTTTTGATGTTCCTGTTTCCCCAACCTCTCCGGACGCTGGGCCCAGCTTCATCCCTATGCACTGA
- the zdhhc18b gene encoding palmitoyltransferase ZDHHC18b isoform X1 gives MQSCEYQQIDPQALPTPTPNPPPHHGNNGNKREEPKRPRRKWQVFPGKNRFYCDGRIMVARESGVLPLTLGLILITSGLFFIFDCPFLVKHLTSCIPVIGGGLFVFVVITLLQTSLTDPGILPRATPDEAADIEKQIDNTGNASYRPPPRTKEVLINQQVVKLKYCFSCKMFRPPRTSHCSLCDNCVERFDHHCPWVGNCVGKRNYRFFYTFIVSLSFLTAFIFGCVTTHLALRAQGGKGLVFAVQESPGSAVELVICFFSVWSILGLSGFHTYLVASNLTTNEDIKGSWSGKGGEGVTNPYSHKNIFINCCSVLCGPMPPSLIDRRGFLPTDESVQTGGVSIELPTLAAKSEINVCTQGTKGLLESATLPPLLSTSCPQGKPQTAYTCPDSRPAVNSDPSAQLSTSCVARHTASSRDDTSPPRPTKTRSKKRELVALHIPNPSFDVPVSPTSPDAGPSFIPMH, from the exons ATGCAAAGCTGTGAGTATCAACAAATCGACCCCCAGGCTCTTCCGACGCCAACCCCGAACCCTCCACCCCATCATGGTAACAACGGTAACAAGAGAGAGGAGCCGAAAAGACCGAGGAGAAAGTGGCAAGTTTTCCCCGGAAAGAATCGTTTCTACTGCGATGGACGGATCATGGTGGCCCGAGAGAGTGGGGTCTTGCCCCTCACTCTGGGCCTTATTCTCATCACAAGTGGATTATTCTTTATATTTGA CTGTCCCTTCCTGGTCAAACACCTGACCAGCTGCATACCTGTTATTGGAGGAGGCCTGTTTGTATTTGTGGTCATCACCTTGCTTCAGACCAGCCTCACTGACCCCGGCATCCTGCCCAGAGCAACACCAGATGAGGCTGCAGATATTGAAAAACAGATTG ACAACACTGGAAATGCCAGCTATCGGCCTCCGCCGCGCACCAAGGAAGTCCTCATCAACCAGCAGGTGGTGAAGCTCAAGTACTGCTTCTCCTGCAAGATGTTCCGGCCGCCGCGCACCTCCCACTGCAGCCTGTGTGACAACTGTGTGG agcGATTCGACCATCACTGCCCCTGGGTGGGGAACTGTGTGGGAAAGCGCAACTACCGATTCTTCTACACCTTCATCGTGTCGCTCTCCTTCCTGACGGCGTTCATCTTCGGCTGTGTGACCACACATCTAGCACTGA GGGCTCAAGGTGGAAAAGGCCTGGTGTTTGCTGTGCAAGAGAGTCCAGGCAG TGCAGTGGAGCTGGTGATATGTTTCTTCTCAGTCTGGTCCATCTTGGGCCTCTCAGGCTTCCATACATACCTGGTTGCTTCCAACCTCACCACTAATGAAGAT ATTAAAGGCTCCTGGTCAGGGAAAGGTGGAGAAGGTGTCACCAACCCATACAGCCATAAAAACATCTTCATCAACTGTTGCTCTGTGCTCTGTGGACCCATGCCACCCAG cttgATCGACAGACGGGGTTTCCTGCCCACAGATGAATCTGTCCAGACAGGAGGCGTGAGCATCGAGCTGCCCACTTTGGCCGCTAAAAGCGAGATAAACGTG TGCACACAGGGAACTAAAGGTCTCCTGGAGTCGGCCACTCTCCCTCCGCTCCTGTCCACCTCGTGTCCTCAGGGGAAACCTCAGACAGCTTATACCTGCCCAGACAGCAGGCCCGCGGTGAACTCTGACCCCTCCGCGCAGCTCTCCACGAGCTGCGTGGCGCGCCACACCGCCAGTTCCAGGGACGATACCTCTCCACCACGTCCCACCAAGACTCGGTCAAAGAAAAGAGAGCTAGTTGCTCTGCATATTCCCAACCCTTCTTTTGATGTTCCTGTTTCCCCAACCTCTCCGGACGCTGGGCCCAGCTTCATCCCTATGCACTGA